The Neovison vison isolate M4711 chromosome 5, ASM_NN_V1, whole genome shotgun sequence genome includes a region encoding these proteins:
- the CHAD gene encoding chondroadherin, protein MGKGGGGVGREAGSECREKGCWDSGTRLRGHGPAPSRSPAGGRAPPLPVEGGGASPDGRELSPVAWMLHVGAGSGCRLRSGPRYKEGRSPECRGFAAARAPPPPLPPRPRPQVSLAMARPMLLLSLGLLAGLLPALAACPQNCHCHSDLQHVICDKVGLQKIPKVSEKTKLLNLQRNNFPVLAANSFRAMPNLVSLHLQHCQIREVAAGAFRGLKQLIYLYLSHNDIRVLRAGAFEDLTELTYLYLDHNKVTELPRGLLSPLVNLFILQLSNNKIRELRAGAFQGAKDLRWLYLSGNALSSLQPGALDDVENLAKFHLDGNQLSSYPSAALSKLRVVEELKLSHNPLKSIPDSAFQSFGRYLETLWLDDTNLEKFSDGAFLGVTTLKHVHLENNRLNQLPSNFPFDSLETLTLTNNPWKCTCQLRGLRRWLEAKTSRPDATCASPAKFKGQHIRDTDAFRGCKFPTKRSKKAGRH, encoded by the exons ATGGGGAAAggaggtgggggggttgggagggaggcaggatcTGAGTGCAGGGAGAAAGGGTGCTGGGACTCTGGGACAAGGCTCAGGGGTCACGGACCCGCCCCCTCACGGTCGCCAGCTGGGGGtagggccccgcccctccccgtaGAGGGCGGGGGCGCATCTCCGGACGGGAGGGAGTTAAGCCCGGTGGCCTGGATGCTCCACGTAGGAGCTGGCTCTGGCTGCAGGCTGCGGTCAGGGCCACGGTATAAAGAGGGCCGGAGCCCAGAGTGCCGAGGATTCGCCGCTGCccgcgccccgccgccgccgctgcccccCAGGCCCCGGCCCCAGGTGTCCCTGGCCATGGCCCGACCGATGCTCTTGCTCAGCCTCGGCCTCCTGGCCGGCCTGCTGCCGGCCCTGGCTGCCTGCCCCCAGAACTGCCACTGCCACAGCGACTTGCAGCACGTCATCTGCGACAAGGTGGGGCTGCAGAAGATCCCCAAGGTGTCCGAGAAGACCAAGCTGCTCAACCTGCAGCGCAATAACTTCCCGGTGCTGGCGGCCAACTCCTTCCGGGCCATGCCAAACCTCGTGTCGCTGCACCTGCAGCACTGCCAGATCCGCGAGGTGGCGGCGGGTGCCTTCCGGGGCCTCAAGCAGCTCATCTACCTGTACCTGTCCCACAACGACATCCGCGTGCTTCGTGCGGGCGCCTTCGAAGACCTGACCGAGCTCACCTACCTCTACCTGGACCACAACAAGGTGACCGAGCTGCCCCGAGGGCTGCTCTCCCCGCTGGTCAACCTTTTCATCCTGCAGCTCAGTAACAACAAGATTCGGGAGCTGCGCGCCGGCGCCTTCCAGGGCGCCAAGGACCTGCGCTGGCTCTACCTGTCCGGAAACGCCCTCAGCTCGCTGCAGCCCGGTGCTCTGGACGACGTGGAGAACCTCGCCAAGTTCCACCTGGACGGCAACCAGCTGTCCAGCTACCCCTCGGCGGCTCTCAGCAAGCTACGGGTAGTGGAGGAGCTGAAGCTGTCCCATAACCCCCTGAAAAGCATTCCTGACAGTGCCTTCCAGTCTTTCGGCAGGTACCTGGAGACCCTGTGGCTGGACGACACCAACCTGGAGAAG TTCTCCGACGGTGCCTTCCTGGGTGTGACCACCCTGAAACACGTCCACCTGGAGAACAACCGCTTGAACCAGCTGCCCTCCAACTTCCCCTTCGACAGCCTAGAGACCCTCACCCTTACCAACAACCCCTGGAAGTGTACCTGCCAGCTCCGGGGTCTTCGGAG gtGGCTGGAAGCCAAGACTTCCCGCCCTGATGCCACTTGTGCCTCGCCCGCCAAGTTCAAAGGCCAGCATATCCGTGACACAGACGCTTTCCGCGGCTGCAAGTTCCCCACTAAGAGGTCCAAGAAAGCCGGCCGCCATTAA